A window of the Helianthus annuus cultivar XRQ/B chromosome 4, HanXRQr2.0-SUNRISE, whole genome shotgun sequence genome harbors these coding sequences:
- the LOC110934896 gene encoding uncharacterized protein LOC110934896, whose translation MRSGSKVPQPTTLGRPVTAAVEVQVGQQRQTSQHVRLTGQRCSTGASGSVNINRQKIGFGSSLARSVSQTRFRGQTESTRSNRVNSVNGSQRPVNNSQRYCSGSDFGLGSGMVQLDQIQVRVSGQQVNIGRTGQRWSTVGSNSVNARPGKV comes from the exons ATGAGGAGCGGCAGTAAAGTGCCGCAGCCGACGACTCTAGGTCGACCGGTGACAGCGGCAGTGGAG GTTCAAGTCGGTCAACAAAGGCAAACCAGTCAACACGTCAGGTTGACTGGTCAACGCTGCTCAACGGGGGCCTCGGGTTCGGTCAATATTAATCGACAGAAGATTgggttcggttcaagcttggctCGGTCAGTTAGTCAAACTCGGTTTCGCGGTCAAACTgagtcgactcggtcaaaccgagtcaactcagtcaacggcAGTCAACGCCCGGTCAACAACAGTCAACGGTATTGTTCGGGTTCAGATTTTGGTTTGGGTTCGGGTATGGTGCAACTCGATCAGATTCAAGTGCGGGTTTCGGGTCAACAAGTCAACATTGGTCGAACTGGTCAAAGATGGTCAACTGTCGGGTCAAACTCAGTCAACGcaagacccggtaaagtttaa
- the LOC110934897 gene encoding uncharacterized protein LOC110934897: protein MRSGSKVPQPTTLGRPVTAAVEVQVGQQRQTSQHVRLTGQRCSTGASGSVNINRQKIGFGSSLARSVSQTRFRGQTESTRSNRVNSVNGSQRPVNNSQRYCSGSDFGLGSGMVQLGQIQVRVSGQQVNIGRTGQRWSTVGSNSVNARPGKV from the exons ATGAGGAGCGGCAGTAAAGTGCCGCAGCCGACGACTCTAGGTCGACCGGTGACAGCGGCAGTGGAG GTTCAAGTCGGTCAACAAAGGCAAACCAGTCAACACGTCAGGTTGACTGGTCAACGCTGCTCAACGGGGGCCTCGGGTTCGGTCAATATTAATCGACAGAAGATTgggttcggttcaagcttggctCGGTCAGTTAGTCAAACTCGGTTTCGCGGTCAAACTgagtcgactcggtcaaaccgagtcaactcagtcaacggcAGTCAACGCCCGGTCAACAACAGTCAACGGTATTGTTCGGGTTCAGATTTTGGTTTGGGTTCGGGTATGGTGCAACTCGGTCAGATTCAAGTGCGGGTTTCGGGTCAACAAGTCAACATTGGTCGAACTGGTCAAAGATGGTCAACTGTCGGGTCAAACTCAGTCAACGcaagacccggtaaagtttaa